One window of the Anopheles cruzii chromosome 2, idAnoCruzAS_RS32_06, whole genome shotgun sequence genome contains the following:
- the LOC128267736 gene encoding protein GUCD1-like — MEGNSEGFIPDIVEHPIVHVSQRYDWDCGLACILMVLGRQEKQKFLSNFRRICDEGQFGESTWTIDLCYILNDFNIPHKYLTTTVGANPKHRGNDYYKSYTLDMVRVNDKFRHAEQSGLDVKQCSVNYRFLIDHLGTYGNIILLTSASMLFCDLCKLNKLPCELRSCLSITPSYTGHYIVLCGYNKRIQKFMYRNPACNDKVCYIPYQALDKARKANGTDEDIILLYDKTS; from the exons ATGGAAGGAAACTCGGAAG GCTTCATTCCCGATATTGTTGAGCATCCCATCGTGCACGTTAGCCAGCGGTACGACTGGGACTGTGGATTGGCATGCATTTTAATGGTGCTGGGTCGTCAGGAGAAGCAAAAGTTTTTATCCAACTTCCGGCGAATCTGTGACGAAGGTCAATTCGGCGAAAG CACTTGGACGATCGATTTGTGCTACATCTTGAACGACTTTAACATTCCGCACAAATACCTAACGACGACCGTCGGAGCGAACCCGAAACATCGGGGAAACGATTACTACAAATCGTACACACTG GATATGGTGCGTGTGAATGATAAATTCCGGCACGCCGAGCAGAGCGGCCTCGACGTGAAGCAGTGCTCCGTAAACTATCGATTTCTAATCGATCACCTTGGCACGTACGGCAATATAATTCTGCTCACCAGTGCCTCGATGCTGTTCTGTGACCTGTGCAAACTGAACAAACTGCCTTGCGAATTACG CTCCTGTCTCAGCATCACTCCCAGCTACACGGGCCACTACATCGTGCTCTGTGGGTACAACAAACGGATACAGAAGTTCATGTACCGCAATCCGGCCTGCAACGACA AGGTTTGCTACATTCCATACCAAGCGCTGGACAAGGCCCgcaaagcgaacggaacggacgaaGATATTATCCTTCTATACGACAAAACCTCATGA
- the LOC128276426 gene encoding protein strawberry notch, whose protein sequence is MNRMVMKKSPYGTEDDDDEDEDEKDGGDGGDMTDSDFDDDEDPDEIEVPGGGKDLATVATLTKKFKTEADRGSPPAMHPEKKPIGTGGSSTTTTGASSRIGGGVYDAMKPLPKMVVGGMEMTGLGGFGANTASTITAGSKDMGSLMASQLMLQNLQAMLAANPHYLTSGIPTKLISQMWMADPTKLNQIPEEDEAEDEEMGVAETYAEYWPAKLKIGKKHPDSVVETASLSSVEPCDVYYQLSIPAETINGGLLSALQLESITYACQAHAHLLPDGSRAGFLVGDGAGVGKGRTIAGIIYENYMKGRKKSLWISVSNDLRYDAVRDLLDIGAKKIEVHALNKLKYAKINSTLNNNCKKGVIFSTYSALIGESQSTTGKYKTRLKQLLQWCGPDFDGLIVFDECHKAKNLCPVGSSKPTKTGLTALELQNKLPKARVVYASATGASEPRNMAYMVRLGIWGQGTPFPSFNDFIQAVEKRGIGAMEIVAMDMKLRGMYIARQLSFHGVTFKIEEVPLTKEFKKVYDESVELWVEAMQKFTEAAELIDAESRMKKTMWGQFWSAHQRFFKYLCIASKVNHAVKVAREAIKYGKCVVIGLQSTGEARTLEQLERDDGELTDFVSTAKGVLQSLVEKHFPAPDRNRIKRLLGLGDGGGRTLLDSILNDTGGSAAGGNKAKTVGSTGVDVKRKRAAAKATSIPNSKRVRSNNSSDEDAGESSSVDGGSDSDSRASESELEDSDAGGGYDSGASQSDEYNPFYCGSDSDDDPWVSGGKSKSTEKAKGKATSKPEIATSGGGGVGARKKPVSTQDKIQAHLTKKQTDPKPQTIQSSNGFSIQLAGGPPPKDAIERACQMKDELLGKIERLGERLPANTLDQLIDELGGPENVAEMTGRKGRVVQNDDGSIQYESRSEQDVPLETLNITEKKRFMDGDKDVAIISEAASSGISLQSDRRVRNTRRRVHITLELPWSADRAVQQFGRTHRSNQVNAPEYMFLISDLAGERRFASTVAKRLESLGALTHGDRRATETRDLSQFNIDNKYGRTALEAVMKTIMGYESPIVPPPDDYRGDFFKDVAAALVGVGLIINSEQMPGVLSLDKDYNNISKFLNRILGMPVELQNRLFKYFTDTLVATIEQAKKRGRFDLGILDLGAAGENVTRIKLVRFSRKHATGISPTELHVVQVERGMIWQEAIDKWSELVGDKEGFYRSLQPRNGKHNVILAIEMDNSPAKKKSTLLTSSSSSTTSAADASRIKKENTLFQVYQANTGLQFKHESLAELEKRYVKVQSTEAELHWTQLYDASVNTCSHSYWKGHCRNVSMGHECEVGLRRRTYSVLSGSVLAVWARVENSLAARIGAQSRMQVIRLKTKEGVKIVGTLIPKNCVEQLVKDLSSDAQKVDEVIFDH, encoded by the exons ATGAATCGAAtg GTAATGAAGAAGTCACCTTACGGCaccgaggacgatgatgacgaggacgaggacgaaaaggacggcggtgacggcggcgatatgaccgattccgatttcgatgatgacgaagatCCGGACGAGATAGAAGTGCCAG GAGGCGGAAAGGACTTGGCGACGGTTGCTACCTTGACCAAAAAGTTCAAAACGGAAGCAGATCGTGGCAGCCCGCCGGCAATGCACCCGGAGAAGAAACCtatcggcaccggcggcagcagcacaacgacgacgggtgcGAGTAGCCGCATCGGAGGAGGAGTGTACGACGCAATGAAACCTTTGCCCAAGATGGTGGTTGGTGGCA TGGAAATGACTGGCCTTGGGGGGTTCGGTGCCAACACGGCCTCAACGATCACGGCAGGCAGTAAGGATATGGGCTCGTTGATGGCGAGCCAGCTAATGCTTCAAAACTTGCAGGCCATGCTGGCGGCCAACCCGCACTACCTGACCAGCGGTATTCCAACCAAACTGATCTCACAAATGTGGATGGCCGACCCGACCAAG TTAAATCAAATACCCGAGGAAGACGAAGCGGAAGACGAAGAAATGGGTGTTGCTGAAACGTACGCCGAATACTGGCCGGCGAAAC TGAAGATAGGCAAAAAACACCCGGACTCGGTGGTGGAAACCGCCTCTCTATCGTCCGTGGAGCCGTGTGATGTTTACTATCAGTTGTCCATCCCCGCCGAAACCATTAACGGTGGACTGTTGAGTGCACTGCAGCTGGAGTCGATTACGTACGCCTGTCAGGCGCACGCCCATCTGCTGCCGGACGGATCCAGGGCCGGCTTCCTGGTGGGCGACGGAGCCGGTGTTGGCAAGGGGCGTACCATTGCGGGCATTATCTACGAGAACTACATGAAGGGTCGCAAGAAATCGCTCTGGATTTCAGTGTCCAACGATTTGCGGTACGATGCGGTGCGCGATTTGCTAGACatcggagcaaaaaagatTGAGGTTCACGCTCTCAACAAG tTAAAATATGCCAAAATAAATTCCACCCTTAATAATAACTGCAAGAAGGGCGTCATCTTCAGCACCTATTCGGCCCTGATCGGTGAGTCGCAGAGCACGACGGGCAAGTACAAGACGCGCCTCAAGCAGCTCCTGCAGTGGTGTGGACCCGACTTTGACGGACTGATCGTGTTCGACGAGTGTCATAAGGCGAAAAATCTGTGCCCGGTTGGGTCAAGCAAGCCGACCAAGACCGGTCTGACGGCACTGGAGTTGCAGAACAAGTTGCCGAAAGCGCGCGTCGTGTACGCGTCCGCAACCGGTGCGTCCGAACCGCGCAACATGGCCTACATGGTGCGGCTGGGAATCTGGGGCCAGGGAACGCCCTTTCCGTCGTTCAACGATTTCATACAGGCGGTTGAGAAACG TGGCATCGGAGCGATGGAAATTGTAGCGATGGACATGAAACTGCGCGGCATGTACATCGCCCGGCAGCTCAGTTTTCACGGTGTGACATTTAAGATCGAGGAAGTTCCGCTGACGAAGGAATTCAAAAAGGTTTACGACGAATCGGTCGAGCTG TGGGTAGAAGCAATGCAAAAGTTCACCGAGGCGGCCGAACTAATCGATGCCGAAAGCCGGATGAAAAAGACGATGTGGGGCCAATTTTGGTCCGCCCATCAGCGATTCTTCAAGTATCTGTGCATCGCCTCGAAAGTGAACCACGCGGTAAAGGTGGCCCGCGAAGCGATCAAATATGGCAAGTGCGTCGTGATCGGTTTGCAGTCGACCGGTGAGGCGCGTAcgctcgagcagctcgagcgGGACGACGGTGAGCTGACGGATTTCGTGTCCACCGCCAAGGGTGTGCTGCAGTCGCTGGTAGAGAAACACTTTCCTGCGCCGGATCGCAATCGCATCAAGCGGCTGCTGGGCCTCGGTGATGGAGGTGGTCGTACGCTGCTCGATAGTATCCTTAACGATACGGGTGGCAGTGCTGCAGGCGGAAACAAAGCCAAGACCGTCGGAAGCACCGGTGTGGATGTGAAACGTAAGCGCGCGGCAGCGAAGGCAACGAGCATACCGAATTCGAAGCGAGTGAGAAGTAATAACTCGTCGGACGAAGATGCTGGAGAGTCGTCCTCGGTCGACGGAGGGTCCGATAGTGACTCCAGGGCGTCGGAAAGCGAACTGGAAGATAGTGACGCCGGCGGCGGTTACGATAGCGGTGCGAGTCAGAGCGATGAGTATAACCCGTTCTACTGTGGTTCCGACAGTGACGATGATCCGTGGGTGAGCGGAGGAAAAAGTAAGTCCACCGAGAAGGCGAAAGGAAAAGCGACCAGCAAACCGGAAATTGCTACcagtggtggaggtggtgttGGGGCACGCAAGAAGCCGGTCAGTACGCAGGATAAAATCCAAGCGCACCTAACGAAGAAGCAAACCGATCCGAAACCGCAGACGATTCAATCTAGCAACGGATTCTCGATACAGCTGGCCGGTGGCCCACCGCCAAAGGATGCGATTGAGCGAGCGTGTCAGATGAAGGACGAGTTGTTGGGCAAAATTGAGCGCCTCGGGGAACGGTTGCCGGCTAACACGCTCGATCAGCTGATCGACGAGCTGGGCGGCCCGGAGAATGTGGCGGAGATGACGGGACGCAAGGGTCGGGTGGTGCAAAACGACGATGGGTCGATACAGTACGAGTCACGGTCCGAGCAGGACGTGCCACTGGAGACGCTTAACATTACGGAAAAGAAGCGCTTCATGGATGGCGACAAGGACGTGGCGATCATCTCGGAGGCTGCGTCGAGTGGTATCTCGCTGCAGAGTGATCGGCGCGTGCGGAATACGCGAAGGCGAGTTCACATTACGCTCGAACTGCCCTGGTCCGCCGACCGGGCGGTGCAGCAGTTTGGTAGAACGCACCGCTCGAATCAGGTCAACGCACCGGAGTACATGTTTCTGATCTCCGATCtggccggcgaacggcggtTTGCTTCGACGGTCGCGAAGCGGCTGGAATCCCTGGGCGCCTTGACGCACGGCGATCGTCGCGCAACGGAGACACGCGATCTGTCGCAGTTCAACATTGACAACAAATATGGCCGGACGGCACTGGAAGCGGTAATGAAAACGATCATGGGCTACGAATCGCCGATCGTGCCCCCACCGGACGACTATCGTGGGGACTTCTTTAAGGATGTTGCGGCTGCGCTGGTCGGTGTCGGGTTGATCATCAACAGCGAGCAGATGCCGGGCGTGTTGAGCCTCGACAAGGACTACAACAACATATCGAAGTTCCTAAACCGCATACTGGGCATGCCGGTTGAGTTGCAGAACAGACTGTTTAAGTACTTTACCGACACGCTTGTGGCGACGATCGAGCAGGCGAAAAAACGGGGCCGCTTCGATCTCGGCATTCTTG ATCTGGGAGCGGCGGGAGAGAACGTGACACGCATCAAACTGGTTCGGTTTTCCCGCAAGCACGCGACAGGAATTTCGCCAACCGAGCTACACGTTGTGCAGGTGGAGCGAGGCATGATCTGGCAGGAGGCGATCGACAA GTGGTCGGAATTGGTAGGTGACAAGGAAGGTTTCTACCGGTCACTGCAGCCCCGCAACGGCAAACACAACGTTATACTGGCAATTGAGATGGACAATAGTccggcgaaaaagaaaagcactCTTCTGacgagtagcagcagcagcacgaccAGTGCGGCTGACGCGAGCAGGATAAAAAAGGAGAACACTCTCTTCCAAGTCTACCAGGCCAACACGGGGCTCCAGTTCAAGCACGAGTCGCTGGCGGAGCTTGAGAAGCGCTACGTAAAGGTGCAGAGCACCGAAGCGGAACTCCACTGGACCCAGTTGTACGATGCCTCGGTAAACACGTGCTCCCATAGCTACTGGAAGGGTCACTGTCGCAACGTTTCGATGGGCCACGAATGCGAG GTTGGACTGCGAAGACGCACCTACAGCGTTCTGTCCGGATCGGTGCTGGCCGTGTGGGCCAGGGTAGAAAACAGTTTGGCCGCCCGCATTGGCGCACAGTCGCGCATGCAAGTGATCCGGCTGAAGACGAAGGAAGGTGTGAAGATCGTCGGTACGCTTATTCCAAAGAATTGCGTCGAGCAGCTGGTGAAGGATCTGTCGAGCGATGCGCAAAAGGTGGATGAGGTGATCTTCGATCATTAG
- the LOC128276143 gene encoding protein GUCD1-like — protein sequence MQFHLLTGVFPDIVEHPIVPFKQRFDWDGGFACIAMVLDHQKRQKFIAYFRRICAEGDFGEGPSSLDLCYILKDFNVPHKYLTMTFAGNPEHRFNGCYESLKRDVARLNFKLQHAKQKGIDVKKCSVNNQFLIDHLDMHGTIILLTSELMLFCDLCTPKKRHSESCACQIQPPMYLGCHIVLCGYNGLTQKFMYRNPLHDNHVCNIPYQELDKARKAKGTYEDVILLYNKTPQHKVFRNKDLTTSLAGLRTN from the exons ATGCAGTTCCATCTCCTCACAGGTGTCTTTCCCGATATTGTTGAGCATCCCATCGTGCCCTTCAAGCAGCGATTTGATTGGGACGGTGGATTTGCATGCATTGCAATGGTGCTGGATCAtcaaaaaaggcaaaagttTATAGCCTACTTCCGGCGAATCTGTGCCGAAGGTGATTTCGGCGAGGG CCCCTCTAGCCTCGATTTGTGCTACATCTTGAAGGACTTCAACGTTCCACACAAGTACCTAACGATGACCTTTGCGGGGAACCCGGAACATAGGTTTAATGGTTGCTACGAATCGTTAAAAAGG GATGTGGCgcgtttgaattttaaactcCAACACGCCAAGCAGAAAGGCATCGACGTCAAGAAGTGCTCCGTAAACAATCAATTTCTAATCGATCACCTTGATATGCACGGCACTATAATTCTGCTCACCAGTGAATTGATGCTGTTCTGTGACCTGTGCACACCGAAAAAACGGCATAGCGAATCATG CGCTTGTCAAATCCAACCCCCCATGTACCTGGGCTGCCACATCGTGCTCTGTGGGTACAACGGATTGACACAGAAGTTCATGTACCGCAATCCGCTCCACGACAACC ACGTGTGCAACATTCCATACCAAGAGCTTGACAAGGCCCGCAAAGCAAAAGGGACGTACGAAGATGTTATTCTTCTGTACAACAAAACTCCACAACACAAGGTATTCCGGAATAAGGATTTAACAACGTCGTTGGCTGGTCTGCGCACCAATTGA